One Ornithorhynchus anatinus isolate Pmale09 chromosome 2, mOrnAna1.pri.v4, whole genome shotgun sequence DNA segment encodes these proteins:
- the AIMP2 gene encoding aminoacyl tRNA synthase complex-interacting multifunctional protein 2 translates to MPMYQVKPYGGGGGGVPRLDLPTCMYRVPSLHGKSGGAGPDPAQAGRLQEEDTTLQALETRQEDILKRLYELKAAVDGLSKMIQTPDADFDVTNIIQAEERTTLTANVANLDSMLGKDYGALKDIVINANPTLPPLSLVVLHSLLCEHYKILSAVHTHSSVKNVPENLLKCFGEQNKNRSRHEYQLGFTLIWKDVPKPQMKFSIQTMCPIEGEGNIARFLFSLFGQKHNPVSLTLIDSWVDTAIFQLKEGSSKEKAAVLRAMNSALGKSPWLVGNELTVADIVAWCALQQTGSSNAVPANVQKWMKSCENLAPFNAALKLLK, encoded by the exons atgcCCATGTACCAGGTGAAGCCCtatggaggcggcggcggcggcgtccccCGCCTGGATCTCCCCACCTGCATGTACCGTGTCCCCAGCCTGCACGGCAAGAGCGGCGGCGCGGGGCCCGACCCGGCCCAGGCGGGCCGCCTGCAG GAGGAGGACACAACTCTGCAGGCCCTTGAAACCCGCCAAGAAGATATTTTAAAACGTTTGTACGAACTGAAAGCTGCTGTTGATGGGCTCTCCAAGATGATACAAACACCAGATGCTGACTTTGATGTGACAAATATCATTCAGGCCGAAGAGCGCACTACTTTAACTGCAAATGTAGCAAACTTGGATTCAATGCTTGGGAAG GATTATGGAGCTTTGAAAGATATCGTAATCAATGCAAACCCTACACTACCTCCACTCTCACTGGTAGTACTGCACAGCCTTCTCTGTGAGCATTATAAGATCCTATCAGCTGTTCATACACACTCATCTGTTAAAAATGTTCCTGAAAACCTCCTGAAGTGTTTCGGAGAGCAGAACAAAAACAGATCCCGTCATGAGTATCAGTTGGGATTTACTCTTATTTGGAAGGATG TTCCTAAGCCGCAGATGAAGTTCAGTATCCAAACAATGTGTCCTATTGAAGGTGAAGGGAACATCGCTcgatttctgttctctctcttcggTCAGAAGCATAATCCCGTTAGTTTAACGCTTATAGATAGTTGGGTGGATACAGCTATATTTCAGCTGAAAGAAGGAAGCAGTAAAGAAAAAGCAGCTGTTTTACGTGCCATGAACTCTGCGCTTGGCAAAAGCCCCTGGCTGGTAGGAAATGAACTCACAGTAGCAGACATCGTGGCTTGGTGTGCACTTCAGCAAACAGGTAGCTCTAATGCTGTGCCAGCCAATGTGCAAAAATGGATGAAATCATGTGAAAACCTGGCCCCTTTTAATGCAGCCTTGAAACTCCTCAAGTAG